A single Drechmeria coniospora strain ARSEF 6962 chromosome 03, whole genome shotgun sequence DNA region contains:
- a CDS encoding putative manganese transport protein, producing the protein MIRQAPPSLTAQTRTCARLRVVPLTMLVRKFVLVHPLVLLHRPPAAPARRRIRARPRFGAKVRRYVEPRTDHLEADRSRGATAGGAAGTARGRGHLPRDGVGGGGKGKAKGMEVRTGQRVGTSGWGCRCPSFSGTAFISSNGTRTAPSSGCLAVRGEGEQGGSPLWKTATGEGTRGLTLSEWDVDLVPRYHQDTSRPIHAFSVLVGGPSSLPLPLSLPLPPPLPPPLPLSLPPPLSPPLPLSPPLPPFPLQARLSMLPSDESVLPSAFSLVMEDGGTRLRSSGPGTSSEALPQQPDDRPRSGVPRAAKTRTAFGKTKHWIATFSRFVGPGFMIAVAYIDPGNYATDIAAGASYQFRLLFIVLLSNLFAILLQSLAIRLGTVTGLDLASMNRVYLPRWLNWFLYALAEIAIIATDIAEVIGTAIALNLLIPQLPLVAGCAISILDVMVILCFYRPDGAMRGLRLFEAFVCLLVLGVVVCFCIQLSMIKGTSVVEVLRGYLPSGAIVESAGLYQACGILGATVMPHSLFLGSGIVQPRLREYDVKHGLMPGEPPASAASSTDGGYEKISYVPSHAAIRHSLKYSIAELALSLFTFALFVNSAILIVAGASLYNNPNAVDADIFAIHDLLAESISPAVGTIFALALLLSGVSAGIVCTIAGQMVSEGALRWKMKPWLRRLVTRSISITPSIIIAGAVGRSGLSAALTGSQVALSSVLPFITLPLIWFTARSRFMTVQPGMARYMHDTDEEGRPAIGPSMGGIDMSNPWWLTAMGGLVWLIITVMNVANLVLLGLGKSG; encoded by the exons ATGATCCGTCAGGCCCCGCCCAGTCTCACGGCCCAGACCCGCACTTGTGCCCGCCTGCGTGTTGTTCCGTTGACGATGCTCGTCCGCAagttcgtcctcgtccatccgctcgtcctcctccaccggccgcctgccgctccggctcggcgtcggatcAGGGCTCGGCCACGGTTCGGAGCAAAGGTTCGTCGTTACGTGGAGCCAAGGACGGACCACCTCGAGGCGGACCGAAGCCGAGGCGCAACCGCGGGAGGCGCTGCGGGCACTGCgagaggccgaggccatctgCCTAGGGATGGCGTGGGTGGTggagggaaggggaaggCAAAGGGGATGGAGGTGCGAACTGGCCAGCGTGTGGGCACGAGTGGATGGGGCTGCCGTTGCCCGTCGTTTTCGGGAACGGCGTTCATCAGCAGCAATGGTACTCG GACAGCTCCCTCGTCTGGATGTCTTGCCGTCCGAGGAGAAGGCGAACAAGGCGGCTCGCCCTTGTGGAAGACGGCGACCGGAGAAGGGACCCGCGGGCTGACCTTGTCTGAGTGggacgtcgacctcgtccctCGATACCATCAAGATACTTCTCGTCCCATTCACGCATTTTCGGTGCTCGTCGGTGGCCCCTCttctcttcctcttcctctttctcttccgcttcctcctccgcttcctcctcctcttcctctttctcttcctcctcctctttctcctcctcttcctctttctcctcctcttcctcccttccCCCTCCAGGCACGGCTCTCGATGCTCCCGAGCGACGAGTCCGTGCTCCCGAGCGCGTTCAGCCTCGTGATGGAGGACGGCGGGACCAGGCTGCGGTCGTCAGGACCTGGGACGTCGTCCGAAGCCCTGCCGCAGCAGCCGGACGACCGGCCACGGAGCGGCGTCCCCCGTGCCGccaagacgaggacggcgtttGGCAAGACGAAGCATTGGATCGCCACCTTTTCCCGCTTCGTCGGCCCTGGCTTCATGATCGCCGTGGCCTATA TCGACCCGGGCAACTACGCAAccgacatcgccgccggcgcctcgtACCAGTTTAGGCTCCTCTTCATCGTCCTCCTGAGCAACCTCTTCGCCATCCTGCTGCAGAGCCTCGCCATCAGGCTCGGCACCGTcaccggcctcgacctcgcctcCATGAACCGCGTCTACCTTCCCCGTTGGCTCAACTGGTTCCTctacgccctcgccgagattgccatcatcgccaccgacatcgccgaggtcatcggcaccgccatcgccctgAATCTCCTGATCCCGCAGCTGCCCCTGGTCGCCGGCTGCgccatctccatcctcgacgtcatGGTCATCCTCTGCTTTTACCGGCCCGACGGTGCCATGAGGGGACTGCGCCTGTTCGAAGCCTTCGTgtgcctgctcgtcctcggcgtcgtcgtctgcttCTGCATTCAGCTCTCCATGATCAAGGGGACGAGCGTGGTCGAGGTACTTCGGGGCTACCTGCCCTCGGGCGCCATCGTTGAGTCTGCCGG TCTGTACCAAGCCTGCGGCATCCTGGGCGCGACCGTGATGCCTCAcagcctcttcctcggctcCGGCATCGTCCAGCCGCGGCTCAGGGAGTACGACGTCAAGCACGGCCTCATGCCTGGAGAGccaccggcgtcggcggcttcgtcgaccgaTGGCGGCTACGAAAAGATCAGCTACGTGCCCTCGCATGCTGCCATCAGGCACTCGCTCAAGTACTCCATCGCCGAGCTTGCCCTCTCGCTCTTCACCTTTGCCCTCTTCGTCAACTCGGccatcctcatcgtcgccggcgcctcgcTCTACAACAACCcaaacgccgtcgacgccgataTTTTTGCCATCCACGACCTTCTCGCCGAGAGCatctcgcccgccgtcggaACCATTTTCGCCCTCGCGCTTCTCCTCTCCGgcgtctcggccggcatcgtctgCACCATCGCCGGCCAGATGGTCAGCGAGGGCGCCTTGCGCTGGAAGATGAAGCCCTGGCTGCGACGGCTGGTGACGCGTTCCATCAGCATCACGCcgtccatcatcatcgccggagccgtcggccgatCGGGCTTGAGCGCCGCCTTGACGGGCTCGCAGGTTGCCCTCAGCAGCGTCTTGCCCTTCATCACGCTTCCGCTCATCTGGTTCACGGCCCGCAGCCGGTTCATGACGGTCCAGCCGGGCATGGCGAGGTACATGCACGacacggacgaggagggccggCCGGCGATTGGCCCCTCGatgggcggcatcgacatgtCGAACCCGTGGTGGCTGACGGCCATGGGTGGGCTTGTGTGGCTCATCATAACCGTCATGAATGTCGCTAATCTCGTGCTGCTGGGTTTGGGGAAGTCTGGCTGA
- a CDS encoding VHS domain protein: protein MFSQKKPYSAVTVTIENLTSESFAEDDFSGIPDLVEVIKLQVSGPTEAARAIRKKLKYGNVHRQIRALVLLDGLIQNAGSQFQRSFADEPLLERLRVCGTSQLSDPAIRKKCTELFREWSQYASTPGLERIARLYRELPKRKVAVTQERSKVIRETENPFGDDEEEEAERRATQRSAAASSSATANSDPTMMYSGQPHVKRIGSPGWGEKKDKDKSKSKAKGRGQRKPFNLEEEKEKIKSVIAEASISSTNLANALQNINRERERISENDVAVHHFETCKQLRRRILRYIYHVESEQWLGSLLHANDQLVHALMSFEQLDHSIDADSDSDDELAEQAHLYRMATQKSHEDHVSSVTSPRAPDVSGLSLESKKKSPPPIPKPAPFRIPPQPSRAGKAPIRPAVVRKDEDEGNDPFGDENVIE from the exons ATGTTCTCGCAG AAGAAACCTTACtcggccgtcaccgtcaccatcGAGAATCTGACGTCCGAGTCGTTCGCCGAAGACGACTTCAGCGGCATccccgacctcgtcgaggtcatcAAGCTTCAGGTGTCAGGCCCGACCGAAGCCGCCCGTGCTATCCGTAAGAAGCTAAAGTACGGCAATGTTCACCGCCAAATCCGCGCCCtcgttctcctcgacggcctcatcCAGAATGCCGGCTCGCAGTTTCAACGCAGCTTTGCCGACGAGCCCTTGCTCGAGCGCCTGCGCGTCTGTGGCACCTCGCAGCTCTCCGATCCGGCCATCAGGAAGAAGTGTACCGAACTGTTCCGTGAATGGTCGCAGTACGCATCCACCCCAGGCTTGGAAAGGATCGCGCGTCTGTACAGG GAGCTGCCGAAGCGCAAGGTTGCCGTCACGCAGGAGAGGTCCAAAGTCATCCGAGAGACCGAGAATCCtttcggcgatgacgaggaagaggaagcggAGCGCCGGGCCACTCAGCGGTCTGCCGcagcatcctcgtcggcaactGCCAACTCGGACCCTACCATGATGTACTCCGGACAGCCCCATGTCAAGCGAATCGGCAGCCCGGGCTGGGGAGAGaagaaggacaaggacaagtcCAAGTCCAAGGCCAAGGGCAGGGGCCAACGCAAGCCGTTTAATCTTGAagaggagaaggaaaagATCAAGTCTGTCATCGCCGAGGCCTCCATTTCGTCAACCAACCTAGCGAACGCGCTCCAGAACATCAACCGTGAGAGGGAAAGGATTTCCGAAAACGACGTGGCTGTGCATCACTTTGAGACTTGCAAGCAATTGCGACGGCGAATTCTGCGCTAC ATATACCATGTGGAGAGTGAGCAATGGCTGGGCAGCCTGCTCCATGCCAACGACCAGCTCGTCCATGCTCTCATGTCGTTCGAGCAGCTCGATCATTCGATAGACGCCGACAGTGACTCGGATGATGAGCTAGCTGAACAAGCTCACCTTTACAGGA TGGCCACTCAAAAGTCTCACGAAGACCACGTCAGTTCGGTCacttctcctcgagctccggACGTGTCGGGCCTCTCCCTCGAGTCGAAGAAGAAATCCCCACCTCCTATTCCCAAGCCAGCACCATTCCGAATACCTCCGCAGCCGTCACGCGCCGGAAAGGCTCCCATCCGCCCCGCGGTAGTTCGCaaggatgaggacgagggtAATGATCCCTTTGGGGACGAGAATGTTATTGAATAG
- a CDS encoding zinc finger domain-containing protein, translating into MLNKKGGPVPQQQQLPDSPADFQLQLPFVKQESDMERSVSPHMSEHSSYSTPHSMSRSYGSPSVMQSSMQPTMHMPTSIPNTLAMNTYHDMSGAISHVTSMSLHHLPPHQPQPEQPLKAYPCSTCGKAFARRSDLARHERIHSGVRPHVCEYPNCGKQFIQRSALTVHQRVHTGEKPHHCEICAKPFSDSSSLARHRRTHSGKRPYKCPYADCQKTFTRRTTLTRHQNHHSGTIEEAAAATAAALAASKTKPASQARSDGDHLSNHGSPLTTPSPAQRNLSMSPSMDLSGSGSLSRHVGDFQYMQQNGTLPVHLRLGSPISTSSAGGYSGSGMRPTSHPTGYGPPPILEPSLEQHQAAPVSNGSSPHMSSVGWPSPSHVPAPTHNGASFVYPEPDNYPHNAAMGQMYYGAPQQLRRPQSNESGLVHMA; encoded by the exons ATGCTGAATAAGAAAGGTGGTCCAGTCccgcaacagcaacagctcCCCGACAGTCCGGCAGACTTCCAGCTTCAACTTCCCTTCGTCAAGCAAGAATCCGACATGGAACGATCCGTCTCGCCTCACATGTCTGAGCACTCATCCTACTCCACGCCTCACAGCATGTCACGCTCTTACGGATCGCCGTCGGTCATGCAGTCGTCGATGCAGCCGACGATGCACATGCCCACCTCCATACCCAACACCCTGGCCATGAACACGTACCATGACATGTCGGGAGCCATCAGTCATGTGACGAGCATGAGCCTGCATCATTTGCCTCCGCATCAGCCCCAGCCCGAGCAACCGTTGAAGGCCTACCCGTGCAGCACCTGCGGCAAGGCCTTTGCGAGGAGGAGCGACTTGGCTCGCCACG AGAGAATCCATTCCGGGGTCCGTCCGCACGTCTGCGAGTATCCAAACTGTGGCAAGCAGTTCATTCAGAGGTCCGCCTTGACCGTCCACCAAAGGGTGCACACGGGCGAGAAGCCGCATCACTGCGAAATTTGCGCCAAG CCCTTCAGCGACAGCAGCTCGCTTGCTCGCCACCGACGGACGCACTCGGGAAAGAGACCGTACAAGTGCCCGTACGCCGACTGCCAGAAGACCTTTACTCGACGCACGACGCTCACGCGGCACCAAAACCACCACAGCGGCACgatcgaggaggcggccgcagcgacggccgcggcccTGGCCGCGTCCAAGACGAAACCGGCGTCCCAGGCTCGATCGGACGGGGACCACTTGTCCAACCATGGGTCGCCCctgacgacgccctcgccggcgcagAGAAACCTATCCATGTCGCCCAGCATGGACTTGTCCGGCTCCGGTAGCCTGAGCCGCCACGTGGGCGACTTTCAGTACATGCAGCAGAACGGAACGCTGCCTGTGCATCTCCGGCTCGGCAGCCCGATAtcgacatcgtcggcggGCGGCTACAGTGGCAGCGGCatgcggccgacgtcgcaTCCGACCGGGTACGGACCGCCGCCGATATTGGAGCCAAGTCTGGAGCAGCACCAGGCGGCACCGGTGAGCAATGGCAGCAGCCCGCACATGTCGAGCGTCGGATGGCCGTCCCCATCGCacgtgccggcgccgacgcacAATGGCGCGAGTTTCGTGTACCCGGAGCCGGACAACTACCCCCACAACGCGGCCATGGGCCAGATGTACTACGGAGCGCCGCAGCAGCTCCGACGGCCGCAGAGTAACGAGTCCGGCCTCGTCCACATGGCCTAG
- a CDS encoding cytochrome b5, whose protein sequence is MSKEYTYQDVAEHNTKKDIFVVVHDKIYDCTKFIDEHPGGEEVMLDVAGQDATEAFEDVGHSDEARETLDQLLVGTLKRQPGDPAPKATPAASSSNANNADGTGLGIGLYAILLVGGVLGYSAFQYMSKQQEIQQSA, encoded by the exons ATGTCCAAGGAGTACACGTACCAAGACGTTGCCGAGCACAACACCAAGAAGGACATTtttgtcgtcgtccacgACAAGATTTACGACTGCACCAAGTTCATCGACGAGCACCC CGGCGGTGAGGAGGTCATGCTAGATGTTGCCGGTCAGGATGCCACGGAGGCTTTTGAGGATGTCGGCCACAGCGATGAGGCGCGGGAAACCTTGGAtcagctgctcgtcggcaccctGAAGCGACAG CCCGGCGACCCTGCCCCGAAGGCCACCCCcgcggcctcctcctcgaatGCCAACAATGCCGATGGCaccggcctcggcatcggactctacgccatcctcctcgttgGAGGCGTTCTCGGATACAGCGCCTTCCAGTACATGTCGAAGCAGCAGGAGATCCAGCAGAGCGCCTAA